In Streptomyces capitiformicae, one genomic interval encodes:
- a CDS encoding IS256 family transposase → MLSVVNDDGTTPNGSLIDEIVREGARRMLAAALEAEVNAYIAELEQERDETGRRLVVRNGYHKPRRVTTAAGVVEVKAPRVNDKRVDAETGERKRFSSAILPPWCRKSPKISEVLPLLYLHGLSSGDFVPALEQFLGSSAGLSPATITRLTQQWQADHAAFMDRDLAEVDYVYVWADGIHLNVRLEEAKACVLVLIGVRADGSKELVALKDGYRESAESWGDLMRDCARRGMRAPVLAVGDGALGFWKALAEVFPETREQRCWVHKTANVLDAMPKSAQPGAKKAIQDITGAEDRDRAEAAIKTFAKLYGAKFPKAVKKITDDQERLLAFYDFPAEHWIQLRTTNPIESTFSTVRLRTKVIRGAGSRTAALAMVFKLVESAQVRWRAVNAPHLVALVRAGARFERAEAVAA, encoded by the coding sequence GTGCTCAGCGTAGTCAACGACGACGGCACCACGCCGAACGGCTCCCTGATCGACGAGATCGTCCGCGAGGGCGCCAGGAGGATGCTCGCAGCCGCGCTGGAGGCCGAAGTCAACGCCTACATAGCCGAGTTGGAGCAGGAGCGGGATGAGACGGGCCGGCGCCTGGTCGTCCGCAACGGCTACCACAAGCCGCGGAGGGTCACCACCGCGGCCGGGGTGGTCGAGGTGAAGGCGCCGCGAGTGAATGACAAGCGCGTCGATGCCGAGACCGGCGAACGCAAGCGGTTCTCCTCTGCGATCCTGCCGCCGTGGTGCCGCAAGTCGCCGAAGATCAGCGAGGTGCTGCCGCTGCTCTACCTGCACGGCCTGTCCTCGGGTGACTTCGTGCCCGCGCTGGAGCAGTTCCTCGGCAGCTCGGCCGGGCTGTCCCCGGCAACCATCACCCGGCTGACCCAGCAGTGGCAGGCCGACCACGCCGCCTTCATGGACCGCGACCTTGCGGAGGTCGACTACGTGTACGTGTGGGCCGACGGCATCCACCTCAACGTCCGCCTGGAAGAGGCCAAAGCCTGCGTCCTGGTCCTCATCGGCGTGCGCGCCGACGGCTCCAAGGAACTGGTCGCCCTCAAGGACGGCTACCGAGAGTCCGCCGAGTCATGGGGCGACCTGATGCGCGACTGCGCCCGCCGGGGCATGCGCGCCCCTGTCCTCGCAGTCGGCGACGGCGCCTTGGGCTTCTGGAAGGCCCTGGCCGAGGTGTTCCCCGAAACCCGCGAGCAAAGGTGCTGGGTTCATAAAACGGCCAATGTCCTGGACGCCATGCCGAAGTCTGCGCAGCCGGGCGCGAAGAAGGCCATCCAGGACATCACAGGCGCCGAGGACCGCGACCGCGCCGAGGCAGCGATCAAAACGTTCGCCAAGCTCTATGGCGCGAAGTTCCCCAAGGCCGTCAAGAAGATCACCGATGACCAGGAGCGACTGCTGGCTTTCTACGACTTCCCGGCCGAGCACTGGATCCAACTGCGGACTACGAACCCCATCGAGTCCACGTTCTCCACCGTCCGACTGCGGACCAAGGTCATCCGCGGCGCCGGCTCCCGCACCGCCGCCCTCGCCATGGTCTTCAAGCTCGTCGAGTCCGCCCAGGTTCGCTGGCGGGCCGTGAACGCACCCCACCTCGTCGCCCTCGTCCGGGCCGGGGCCCGCTTCGAACGCGCCGAGGCGGTCGCCGCATGA